In Hypanus sabinus isolate sHypSab1 chromosome 17, sHypSab1.hap1, whole genome shotgun sequence, the following proteins share a genomic window:
- the cebpa gene encoding CCAAT/enhancer-binding protein alpha — protein MEHGNFYEVEPQPPFVYREAGELADICENENSIDISAYIDPAAFNDEFLADLFHSNHGHLAKVVQDKGKGAGEMAAGHPCFAHRDSKLQPLYCRSVVVKQEPPDQSEEGRNPAPCAHLQYQVAHCAQTSVHLPGQPGQPTPPPTPVPSPLPAHRAPPPGAKSKKSVDKNSLEYRLRRERNNIAVRKSRDKAKLRNVETQHKVMELASDNERLRSRVQELSRELDTLRGLFRQLPEAALVKAMGSCA, from the coding sequence ATGGAGCACGGCAACTTCTACGAGGTGGAGCCGCAGCCGCCCTTCGTATACCGAGAGGCCGGGGAGCTGGCCGACATCTGCGAGAACGAGAACTCCATCGACATCAGCGCCTACATCGATCCGGCCGCCTTCAACGATGAGTTTCTCGCCGATCTCTTCCACAGCAACCACGGCCACTTGGCCAAAGTGGTCCAGGACAAGGGGAAGGGGGCCGGGGAGATGGCAGCCGGGCACCCCTGCTTCGCGCACCGGGACAGTAAGCTGCAGCCGCTGTATTGTCGCTCGGTGGTGGTGAAACAGGAACCGCCTGATCAAAGCGAGGAGGGACGGAACCCGGCGCCGTGCGCCCACCTCCAGTATCAGGTGGCCCACTGTGCCCAGACCAGCGTCCACCTGCCCGGGCAGCCGGGGCAACCCACCCCGCCACCCACCCCTGTTCCCAGCCCGTTGCCGGCGCATAGGGCACCGCCGCCGGGCGCCAAGAGCAAGAAGTCAGTGGACAAGAACAGCTTGGAGTACCGGCTGAGGAGGGAGCGCAACAACATCGCGGTGCGTAAGAGCCGCGACAAGGCCAAGCTGCGCAACGTGGAGACGCAGCACAAGGTGATGGAGTTGGCAAGCGACAACGAGCGGCTCCGCAGCCGCGTCCAGGAGCTGAGCCGGGAGCTGGACACGCTCCGGGGGCTCTTCCGACAACTACCCGAGGCCGCCTTGGTGAAGGCCATGGGAAGCTGCGCCTGA